Within Actinosynnema pretiosum, the genomic segment GCACCCCGGCCGCCGCCGCCCGCGCCAGCACCGCGTCGAAGAACACCGTCTTGACCACGATGACGTCCGTGATCTGCCCGAGCAGCCCCGGATCACCGCCACCCCGGTCGGGCAGCAGCGGGTTCCCCGTCCCCGCCGCGTCCAGGAACGCCCGCGCCAGCGGGTCGTCGAACAACCGGTCGGCCCGCGCGGACTCCTGCGCCCGCGCCCCCGCGTTGCCCAGCGACGTCCAGCTCTCGTCGGGCATCTCCACCGGCCCCGGCGGTGGTGAGTCCGCTGGGAGGCTCATCGCAGCGCCCCCTCCCCGACCAGGCTCAGCGCCGACCCCAGCCACGCCGCGACCCCCTCGGGGTCCGGCCGCCCGCGCCACGCCAGGTGCCCGTCCGGCCGCACCAGCAGCACCTCCGCCAACCCGCCCGCCACCGGCGCCAGCCCCACCACGGCGTCCACGCCGAGCAGCCCCCGCACCGCTTCCACGGTCGACCCGCCCACCCCGTCCGGCGCCAGCACCGCCCACCGGCCGCGCAGCGCCGCGTGCAGCGTCGTCCGCCCGCCCCCGTCGTGGCACGCCAGGTCGGGCACCCGGTCGCCGGGCACGGGCCCCGATCCCCGCCGGGCGCCCGGAGCGGCCAGCGGCCCGCGCCGGTACCCGACCCCCAGCTGGGAGGCCCTGCGCCACAGGAACCCCTGCGCGAGCCGGGTGTTCAGCAGCGGCATCACCACCCGGTCCCGCACCAGCGCCACCAGCGGGTTGTCCGCCGCGACCAGGCCGGTGGTCACCCCGGTCCCCGAGAGCACCCCCGCCGCGACGGGCCTGCGCTCGGCCGCGTAGGTGTCCAGCAGCTCCTGCCCGGCCCGCCCGCTCGCCACCAGCGCCAGCTTCCACGCCAGGTTCTCCGCGTCGCCCAGCCCGGTGTTCATGCCCTGCCCGCCGAACGGGTGGTGGATCGCGGCGGCGTCCCCGGCCAGCAGCAGCCTGTCCCGGCGGTGCGCCTCGGCGAGCCTGCGGTGGATCCGGAACGACGACAGCCACTCCACCCGCGTGATCGCCTCGGCGGGGTGCGGCGTGCAGCGCGCGAGCTGGCGCAGCACCAGCTCCCGCACCTCGTCGTCGCGCAGCCGCCCGGCCGTCCCGGCGGGCGCGGGGCCCATGAGCCGCCACCGGTCCTCGCCGGGAAGCGGGCACACGCTGACCATGTCGCGCCCGCGCGTCCAGCTGCCCATCACGCCCCGGTCCACCGCCCAGTCCGCGCGCACGTCGGCGATCAGGAAGTGCTCGGCCACCTGCTCGCCGGGGAACCCGATGCCCGCCAGCTCCCGCACCAGGCTGCGCGCGCCGTCGCACCCGACCACCCAGTCCGCCCGCACCCGCCGCTCACCGCCGCCGTCGCGCAGCAGCGCGGTCACCCCGGAGGCGTCCTGCGCGCAGTCCAGCAGCTCCACGCCCCA encodes:
- a CDS encoding FAD-dependent monooxygenase, whose product is MSRDGVVERVPVLVVGAGPTGLALACGLRSLGVEALVVDRAGGPATTSRALGVQPRGVEVLLRLGALGDLPGLVIPLREVRMHSEGRLVSVMPMARMAQASGRAPLLVSQVEVEASLRERLAALGGAPEWGVELLDCAQDASGVTALLRDGGGERRVRADWVVGCDGARSLVRELAGIGFPGEQVAEHFLIADVRADWAVDRGVMGSWTRGRDMVSVCPLPGEDRWRLMGPAPAGTAGRLRDDEVRELVLRQLARCTPHPAEAITRVEWLSSFRIHRRLAEAHRRDRLLLAGDAAAIHHPFGGQGMNTGLGDAENLAWKLALVASGRAGQELLDTYAAERRPVAAGVLSGTGVTTGLVAADNPLVALVRDRVVMPLLNTRLAQGFLWRRASQLGVGYRRGPLAAPGARRGSGPVPGDRVPDLACHDGGGRTTLHAALRGRWAVLAPDGVGGSTVEAVRGLLGVDAVVGLAPVAGGLAEVLLVRPDGHLAWRGRPDPEGVAAWLGSALSLVGEGALR